Proteins encoded in a region of the Calypte anna isolate BGI_N300 chromosome 15, bCalAnn1_v1.p, whole genome shotgun sequence genome:
- the GTF2H3 gene encoding general transcription factor IIH subunit 3: MSAEDELSLLVIVIDTNPIWWGKKALGEAEFTLSKCIDAAMVMGNSHLIMNRTNRLAVIASHTQESRFLYPGKRWSSADLLADGGGSMESNCSGSKDGKYELLTAINEAIAEEVKDLMTKTEMKGQQTETLLAGSLAKALCYINKMSKEVKANEEMKSRILVIKAAEDSALQYMNFMNVIFAAQKQSILIDACVLDSDSGLLQQACDITGGIYLKVPHMPSLLQYLLWVFLPDQEQRSQLVLPPPVHVDYRAACFCHRNLIEIGYVCSVCLSIFCNFSPICSTCETAFKISLPPVMKAKKKKLKLAV; encoded by the exons ATGAGCGCGG AGGACGAGCTGAGCCTGTTGGTCATCGTCATCGACACCAACCCCATCTGGTGGGGCAAGAAGGCGCTGGGAGAGGCCGAG tTCACCCTCTCCAAATGCATCGATGCAGCCATGGTGATGGGGAACTCACACCTCATCATGAACAGAACCAACAGGCTGGCTGTGATAGCAAGTCACACACAGGAAAG ccGTTTCCTGTACCCTGGGAAGCGTTGGAGCTCTGCAGATCTCCTTGCAGATGGTGGTGGCTCCATGGAATCCAATTGCTCTGGCAGCAAGGATGGGAAATATGAGTTATTAACAGCAATAAATGAAGCAATAGCAGAAGAGGTTAAAGACCTCATGACAAAAa CTGAAATGAAGGGCCAGCAAACAGAGACTCTGCTAGCAGGATCACTTGCTAAAGCACTTTGCT ATATCAACAAGATGAGCAAAGAGGTAAAAG CtaatgaagaaatgaaatcaAGGATTTTG gtcataaaagcagcagaagacagtGCATTGCAGTATATGAACTTCATGAATGTCATctttgcagcacagaaacag agtATTTTGATTGATGCCTGTGTCTTGGACTCTGACTCAGGTCTTCTACAACAG GCTTGTGACATTACAGGTGGCATATACTTGAAAGTGCCCCACATGCCCTCCCTTCTGCAGTATTTGTTG TGGGTGTTTCTCCCTGATCAAGAGCAGAGATCTCAGCTTGTCCTTCCACCTCCAGTTCATGTTGACTACAGAGCTGCCTGCTTCTGTCATAGAAATCTGATTGAAATTGGTTATGTGTGCTCTGTGTGCTTGTCAA tattctGCAACTTCAGTCCTATTTGTAGTACCTGCGA GACTGCTTTCAAAATATCATTGCCACCTGTCATGAAAGCCAAGAAGAAGAAATTGAAGTTAGCTGTGTAA
- the TCTN2 gene encoding tectonic-2 isoform X2, translating to MSGPRVSSFFLGNSSGVNFSIIRSSLDEETGKLQLANCSSSERAGDWNLTVTPGMSTSKVTISLARNLQMCLPNGTDCCTTPLCVVETLQVLACHDSVLLAHLLIQAEIYANSSFTGNVSENVTIIPNQVFHPLGSCPCDLTAGACDVRCCCDLECTPDLKQLFSASCFTGVFGGNVNPAFDQLCSSKSMEFTPDWFPILCVQSSLDNTPFLGYFYHGSTSAPRVPPFKIPLQTSPGRLFTGYRQGDPIITEENEYFTIPQQSMAGQCVVSAPVAYLQDFDVRCLTSLAAHQEGLPHDVRINSGAGDFIQQNVIYETITDMGKFITQSESLHTAEVLCQNVTFAEHYTFIWRDENIEQINVTVFLGSLCDGELLAQRFTVNFISLESTNATELFGNPGYQVGKPVRAANMNASDTSGSLNIWQPAGRGLCTSATYTPVLFGQDAFSGCILEVGINEDCSFLRGNVTEKLNSLILSTHIGKRGNSSYSDLNDWVKIIRLDPFHSDTNVSTGSLKGFCPDIPANLNIHIIFATVGAIQGIPQQEILAVQISYSTVIWQFQCGLSCENNISFLPITASVQFIEVPAQPPIPLTRFQINYTEFDCNRNDVCWPQLFYPLTGFYTGEPYSHCLAKGLVLVFLVVLAAITSNPWFSELWNS from the exons ATGTCAGGGCCCAGAGTGAGTTCgttttttcttggaaattcTTCAGGAGTTAATTTTTCCATAATTCGAAGTTCTTTAGATGAAGAGACAG GAAAATTGCAACTTGCAAattgcagcagcagtgaaagaGCTGGTGATTGGAATTTGACTGTAACACCTGGTATG agcactTCCAAAGTGACCATAAGCTTGGCTAGAAACCTGCAGATGTGTTTGCCCAATGGCACTGACTGCTGCACAACACCTCTCTGTGTGGTTGAAACACTTCAGGTTTTAGCTTGCCATGATTCAGTGCTGTTGGCTCATCTCCTGATTCAAGCTGAAATCTATGCCAACTCCTCATTTACAGGAAATGTGTCAG aaaatgtgACCATCATCCCAAATCAGGTGTTTCATCCATTGGGCTCTTGTCCTTGTGACTTGACAGCTGGAGCTTGTGATGTTCGTTGTTGCTGTGATCTG gaGTGTACACCAGATCTGAAGCAGTTATTCAGTGCATCTTGTTTCACTGGAGTGTTTGGTGGGAATGTGAACCCAGCTTTTGATCAGCTGTGCTCTTCCAAGTCAATGGAATTTACCCCTGATTGGTTTCCCATCCTTTGTGTGCAGTCTTCTCTTGACAATACACCATTTCTTGGCTACTTTTATCATGGCTCTAC TTCTGCACCCAGAGTTCCTCCATTTAAGATCCCTTTACaaacttcccctgggagactcTTCACTGGTTACAGACAAGGAGATCCAAttattacagaagaaaatgaatattttaccATTCCCCAG CAATCCATGGCAGGACAGTGTGTTGTCAGTGCCCCTGTAGCATATCTCCAGGACTTTGATGTCAGATGTCTCACTAGTCTAGCAGCTCACCAGGAGGGACTGCCCCATGACGTGAGGATCAACAGTGGTGCTGGAG actTCATCCAACAGAATGTCATCTATGAAACCATCACTGACATGGGCAAGTTCATCACTCAGAGTG aaaGCCTTCATACTGCTGAGGTTCTGTGTCAAAATGTAACTTTTGCAGAGCATTATACATTCATTTGGAGAGATGAGAACATAGAGCAAATAAATGTCACTGTCTTCCTGGGAAGTTTATGTGATGGAG aaCTGCTGGCACAGAGATTCACAGTCAACTTCATAAGTTTAGAGAGTACTAATGCAACAGAACTGTTTGGGAATCCag GTTATCAAGTTGGAAAACCAGTGAGAGCTGCAAACATGAATGCTTCTGATACTTCAGGAAGCCTGAACATTTGGCAGCCAG CTGGCAGAGGTTTATGTACCTCAGCAACTTACACACCAGTTTTATTTGGACAAGATGCATTCTCAGGCTGCATTCTAGAAGTTGGTATTAATGAAGACTGCAGCTTTTTAAG AGGAAATGTTACTGAGAAGTTGAATTCATTAATATTATCTACTCACATTGGAAAGAGGGGCAATTCAAGCTACAGTGATCTAAATGACTGGGTGAAAATCATAC GTCTTGATCCATTTCATTCTGATACCAATGTGAGCACTGGGAGTTTAAAAGGATTTTGTCCAGATATTCCTGCAAATCTGAATATTCACATCATCTTTGCTACTGTGGGTGCAATACAAGGGATTCCCCAGCAAGAAATTCTTGCTGTGCAGATCAG CTACTCAACAGTCATATGGCAATTCCAGTGTGGGCTTAGCTGTGAAAACAACATCAGCTTTCTTCCCATCACAGCTTCTGTTCAGTTCATTGAAGTGCCAGCTCAGCCACCTATCCCATTGACAAG atttcagattAATTATACAGAATTTGACTGCAATCGAAATGATGTGTGCTGGCCACAACTTTTTTACCCATTGACAGGGTTTTACACAG gagaacCTTATTCCCACTGCCTTGCTAAAGGCCTGGTGTTGGTGTTTCTTGTTGTACTTGCAGCAATTACGAGTAACCCTTGGTTTTCAGAATTATGGAACAGTTAA
- the TCTN2 gene encoding tectonic-2 isoform X1, which translates to MAAAFFLAVLVLLLAAPCPGQRAGDPVFQPSFIHMSGPRVSSFFLGNSSGVNFSIIRSSLDEETGKLQLANCSSSERAGDWNLTVTPGMSTSKVTISLARNLQMCLPNGTDCCTTPLCVVETLQVLACHDSVLLAHLLIQAEIYANSSFTGNVSENVTIIPNQVFHPLGSCPCDLTAGACDVRCCCDLECTPDLKQLFSASCFTGVFGGNVNPAFDQLCSSKSMEFTPDWFPILCVQSSLDNTPFLGYFYHGSTSAPRVPPFKIPLQTSPGRLFTGYRQGDPIITEENEYFTIPQQSMAGQCVVSAPVAYLQDFDVRCLTSLAAHQEGLPHDVRINSGAGDFIQQNVIYETITDMGKFITQSESLHTAEVLCQNVTFAEHYTFIWRDENIEQINVTVFLGSLCDGELLAQRFTVNFISLESTNATELFGNPGYQVGKPVRAANMNASDTSGSLNIWQPAGRGLCTSATYTPVLFGQDAFSGCILEVGINEDCSFLRGNVTEKLNSLILSTHIGKRGNSSYSDLNDWVKIIRLDPFHSDTNVSTGSLKGFCPDIPANLNIHIIFATVGAIQGIPQQEILAVQISYSTVIWQFQCGLSCENNISFLPITASVQFIEVPAQPPIPLTRFQINYTEFDCNRNDVCWPQLFYPLTGFYTGEPYSHCLAKGLVLVFLVVLAAITSNPWFSELWNS; encoded by the exons atggctgctgcttttttcctggctgtgctggtgctgctgctggcggCTCCCTGCCCAGGACAGCGAGCAGGGGATCCGG tCTTTCAGCCTTCATTTATCCATATGTCAGGGCCCAGAGTGAGTTCgttttttcttggaaattcTTCAGGAGTTAATTTTTCCATAATTCGAAGTTCTTTAGATGAAGAGACAG GAAAATTGCAACTTGCAAattgcagcagcagtgaaagaGCTGGTGATTGGAATTTGACTGTAACACCTGGTATG agcactTCCAAAGTGACCATAAGCTTGGCTAGAAACCTGCAGATGTGTTTGCCCAATGGCACTGACTGCTGCACAACACCTCTCTGTGTGGTTGAAACACTTCAGGTTTTAGCTTGCCATGATTCAGTGCTGTTGGCTCATCTCCTGATTCAAGCTGAAATCTATGCCAACTCCTCATTTACAGGAAATGTGTCAG aaaatgtgACCATCATCCCAAATCAGGTGTTTCATCCATTGGGCTCTTGTCCTTGTGACTTGACAGCTGGAGCTTGTGATGTTCGTTGTTGCTGTGATCTG gaGTGTACACCAGATCTGAAGCAGTTATTCAGTGCATCTTGTTTCACTGGAGTGTTTGGTGGGAATGTGAACCCAGCTTTTGATCAGCTGTGCTCTTCCAAGTCAATGGAATTTACCCCTGATTGGTTTCCCATCCTTTGTGTGCAGTCTTCTCTTGACAATACACCATTTCTTGGCTACTTTTATCATGGCTCTAC TTCTGCACCCAGAGTTCCTCCATTTAAGATCCCTTTACaaacttcccctgggagactcTTCACTGGTTACAGACAAGGAGATCCAAttattacagaagaaaatgaatattttaccATTCCCCAG CAATCCATGGCAGGACAGTGTGTTGTCAGTGCCCCTGTAGCATATCTCCAGGACTTTGATGTCAGATGTCTCACTAGTCTAGCAGCTCACCAGGAGGGACTGCCCCATGACGTGAGGATCAACAGTGGTGCTGGAG actTCATCCAACAGAATGTCATCTATGAAACCATCACTGACATGGGCAAGTTCATCACTCAGAGTG aaaGCCTTCATACTGCTGAGGTTCTGTGTCAAAATGTAACTTTTGCAGAGCATTATACATTCATTTGGAGAGATGAGAACATAGAGCAAATAAATGTCACTGTCTTCCTGGGAAGTTTATGTGATGGAG aaCTGCTGGCACAGAGATTCACAGTCAACTTCATAAGTTTAGAGAGTACTAATGCAACAGAACTGTTTGGGAATCCag GTTATCAAGTTGGAAAACCAGTGAGAGCTGCAAACATGAATGCTTCTGATACTTCAGGAAGCCTGAACATTTGGCAGCCAG CTGGCAGAGGTTTATGTACCTCAGCAACTTACACACCAGTTTTATTTGGACAAGATGCATTCTCAGGCTGCATTCTAGAAGTTGGTATTAATGAAGACTGCAGCTTTTTAAG AGGAAATGTTACTGAGAAGTTGAATTCATTAATATTATCTACTCACATTGGAAAGAGGGGCAATTCAAGCTACAGTGATCTAAATGACTGGGTGAAAATCATAC GTCTTGATCCATTTCATTCTGATACCAATGTGAGCACTGGGAGTTTAAAAGGATTTTGTCCAGATATTCCTGCAAATCTGAATATTCACATCATCTTTGCTACTGTGGGTGCAATACAAGGGATTCCCCAGCAAGAAATTCTTGCTGTGCAGATCAG CTACTCAACAGTCATATGGCAATTCCAGTGTGGGCTTAGCTGTGAAAACAACATCAGCTTTCTTCCCATCACAGCTTCTGTTCAGTTCATTGAAGTGCCAGCTCAGCCACCTATCCCATTGACAAG atttcagattAATTATACAGAATTTGACTGCAATCGAAATGATGTGTGCTGGCCACAACTTTTTTACCCATTGACAGGGTTTTACACAG gagaacCTTATTCCCACTGCCTTGCTAAAGGCCTGGTGTTGGTGTTTCTTGTTGTACTTGCAGCAATTACGAGTAACCCTTGGTTTTCAGAATTATGGAACAGTTAA